In one window of Onychomys torridus chromosome 7, mOncTor1.1, whole genome shotgun sequence DNA:
- the Pate3 gene encoding prostate and testis expressed protein 3, translating to MDRHFLLLFSLFCLVVEATSLKCVTCHLRIPADHCRRGFGVCNAQKYESCMSLRIYFSNTLQISYMVCQRFCKNLTYNFNNRTYIHKCCDDDFCNFRI from the exons ATGGACAGACACTTCTTGctgctcttctccctcttctgcctcGTTGTAG AAGCAACATCACTGAAGTGTGTCACATGCCACCTTCGCATCCCGGCAGACCACTGCAGAAGAGGCTTTGGTGTTTGCAATGCTCAGAAGTACGAATCATGCATGAGCCTAAGGATCTACTTCA GTAACACTCTCCAAATATCATACATGGTGTGTCAGAGATTCTGCAAGAATTTGACGTACAACTTTAACAATCGGACTTACATCCATAAATGTTGTGATGACGATTTTTGTAACTTCAGAATCTAA
- the Pate2 gene encoding prostate and testis expressed protein 2: protein MFALFVLGMVFLSSPYWGHLYEPEDLGTMCYKCKKYHLGLCYDIMSSCTLKHRQSCAAENIYILTSKGQSMYHYSRLSCMTNCEDINFLSFQKRTELICCKRSNYCNLPMGP from the exons ATGTTTGCTCTGTTTGTGCTGGGGATGGTGTTTCTGTCCTCCCCGTATTGGG gTCACCTTTATGAACCCGAAG ATCTTGGAACAATGTGCTATAAATGTAAGAAATATCATCTTGGCTTATGCTATGACATCATGAGTTCCTGCACACTGAAGCATAGACAGTCCTGTGCTGCTGAGAACATTTACATACTCACAAGTAAAG GGCAGAGCATGTATCATTATTCGAGACTGTCATGTATGACCAACTGTGAAGACATCAACTTCCTGAGTTTTCAAAAGAGGACAGAGCTCATCTGTTGCAAACGTAGTAACTATTGCAATCTCCCAATGGGACCCTAG
- the Pate1 gene encoding prostate and testis expressed protein 1 gives MGKSYLMGCLILLCCLRGFSASFAHEVDTPDKVLVGENNNVVEIVQCRMCHLQFPGEKCSRGRGICTATAEEACMFGKIFKRDGTLWLNFMGCLKNCANVKNIRWGPYLVDFRCCRGYDMCNERF, from the exons atgGGCAAGTCTTACTTAATGGGATGTCTCATCTTACTCTGTTGTTTGAGGG GTTTCTCTGCATCGTTTGCACATGAGGTTGACACAC CTGATAAAGTCCTCGTTGGTGAAAATAACAATG TTGTGGAGATTGTGCAGTGTAGAATGTGCCACCTCCAGTTTCCCGGGGAAAAGTGCTCTAGAGGAAGAGGAATATGTACGGCCACAGCAGAAGAGGCCTGCATGTTTGGAAAGATCTTCAAAA GGGATGGTACCCTCTGGTTAAACTTCATGGGCTGCCTAAAGAACTGTGCTAATGTGAAAAACATAAGGTGGGGTCCCTATCTGGTGGACTTCAGGTGCTGCCGGGGCTACGACATGTGCAACGAAAGGTTTTAG